The Hordeum vulgare subsp. vulgare chromosome 7H, MorexV3_pseudomolecules_assembly, whole genome shotgun sequence DNA window ATGCCGGCTGCcgcggacggcgacggcggcgggacAACGCGGTACAACGCCATGTTCAACTTCGGTGACTCGCTGTCGGACACGGGCAACCTCTGCGTGAACaagtcggcggcggcggagctcctGCTCACCTTCGCCAACCCGCCCTACGGCATGACCTACTTCGGCCGCCCCACCTGCCGCTGCTCCGACGGCCGGCTCGTCGTCGATTTCCTCGCGCAGTCGCTGGGCCTCCCTTTCCTTCCCCCGTCCAAGCTCCCCGGCGCCGACTTCCGGAAGGGCGCCAACATGGCCATCATCGGCGGCACGGCGCTCGACTTCGAGTTCCTCAAGTCCATCGGCCTCGGCTACCCGATCTGGAACAACGGCGCCATCAACGTGCAGCTCCGGTGGTTCCGCGACCTGCTCCCGCGCGTCTGCGGCGGGCCGCAGACCTGCAGGCCCTACCTCGCCAGgtccctcttcctcctcggcTCCATCGGCGGCAACGACTACAACGCCATGCTCTTCTTCGGCTTCAACGTCAGCCGGGCCAAGAGCTACGCCCCCAACGTGGTCGACAACATCGCCGCCGCCGTCGAGAGGCTGATCGAGCTGGGCGCGGCGGACATCGTGGTGCCGGGCACGCTCCCCATCGGGTGCATCGCCGTCTACCTCGCCATCCTCCCGAGCGGCGACAAGTCCGACTACGACGAGCGCGGCTGCCTCAAGCCGCTCAACGGCCTCGCCATGTACCACAACTCGCTGCTCCAGGACAGGCTCAACGGCGTCCGCGCCAGGCATGGCTCGGCGGTGAGGATCATGTACGCGGACTACTACGCCCACGCCGTCGACATGCTCCGTGACCCGGCGCGCTTCGGCTTCACCACGGTGATCACGGCGTGCTGCGGCGCGGGCGGCGGCCCGTACAACTACGAGTTCGACGCGCGGTGCGGGATGAAGGGCGCGACCGCGTGTGCCGACCCGTGGAGGCATGAGTCATGGGACGGCGTGCATCCGACGGAGGCGGTGAACAAGCTCGTCGCCGACGGGTGGCTCAGGGGACCATACTGTCACCCTCCCATCCTGCAGTAACGGATCACCGATCGACGACATGATTTAGCTTCTTATTAGCTAGCTACTCATGCACGAGCACAAACACAGTACGGGTGTGTAGCAGCAGTACGAGGATGCGGGGAAACGTGGTGTTTTAGAGCATCTCCATCAGTCGGGTAAGCGTGGTTCGTAAAAAAAGCCTTTACGGTGTCGAAATAGTCGGTTTTTGCTCGTAGCTGAGCGTTGACTCCAACAGACACCTTAAAATATAATGCGCAAGCCGCTTGAGCAGGCGCTTTAAAAAAAGACGCTCGCGCCCAACATaaacaacatataacacttcaagcaaaatcaaaaagatcaaacacatTAAAAATAATCAATAATAAATTGTTCAATTTTATTACAACTTAGACAAATAGTTTATCCTTCAATAAAACATCAAACATACAAATAATTAACCCCCTTTCCCCTAATTTCAGGGAGATGGGGCCTTTTCTTTCCTTAATCTTAATCAAATGATGCCACCTCTGCAGGTCCGTGTTGAGGTCCGTGAGCACTGTAAAAATCCTTCCATAAGTGTGGTATTGCACTCTTATGTTTAGCTGAACCTCGAAGATCACTATAAATGGTTTTGCTGGCAATTTCATTAATCGTTCTTTGCTTTTCAACTCTAATCTGAAGGGGAAAAGGGCATGAGAAAGGAGATGTGATCATCCTCAAGAAAACAGAGGACGGTACTACTCCTGCTTCCGCAAGCTGCTCTATTTTTTTGGCTTGTCCGTGCAACTGAGAAGTTCGGGCAGCCCCTGCTGAACTCCACGTACGACGAAGCGTAGAACCCTTTGTCTCGGACCCTAATGTATTTATATTACAATATCTTAGAGTACAAGTTAAGATCTTCTCAAAAGGTTACACGAgataaaggagaagaaggaagagatagAAACAAGTTAAACAACCTTCCTTATCCTATACAACTCCTATACAACTCgtctaacactccccctcaatcTAAACTCTATTTAGCAAGGTTGAGATTGTACTTAAAATCATCTAGCCTTCTCATTGTGAGAGGTTTGGTGAACCCATCAGCAAGTTGATCACCTGTTGGGATAAACCTTATATCAAGTAATTTGCATGTCACTCTTTCTGTGACAAAGTGAAAATCAACCTCAATATGTTTTGTCCTTTCATGAAAAACATGATTAGCTGAAAGATAGGTTGCGCCAAGATTGTCACACCATAATCTGGCAGCCTGAGGAACCTTGATTCCAAGTTCATGTAACAATGTCTGAATCCACATTACCTCAGCTGTTGCATTTGCTAAAGCCTTATACTCAGCCTCAGTACTAGACCATGAGACTGTTGTCTGCTTTCTTGCACTCCATGACACAAGATTTGTTCCCAGAAATACAGCAAAACCACCTGTTGATCTTCTGTCAATAGCACACCCTGCCCAATCTGCATTAGAGTAGGCTGACACAAGCATAGATGGAGACTTCACAATTTGAAGACCAAGTCCTTCTGTAAACTTAAGATACCTCAAAATTCTTTTTACTGTTGTCCAATGAGAAGTAGTAGGAGCATGCAAGTATTGACATACTTTGTTGACAGAATATGAAATATCAGGTTGTGTGAGAGTCAAATACTGCAATGCACCTACAATACTTCTATAGTTTGTTGCATCATCTGACCCAAGTGCTTCTTCACTTTCAACAGTGAGTTTTTCTGAAGTAGAGATAGGTGTACTAACTGGTTTATATTTTTCCATACCTATTCTTTTGAGAATATCAGTAGTATATCTTTCTTGTGTAAGAAGTATACCATCTTTTACCTTCTTTACCTCAATTCCAAGAAAGTAGTGAAGATCTCCTAGATCTTTAAGAGCAAACTCTAGTTTCAAATCCTTAAGCAAACAAGTTGTAGCATGTGGACTTGAGCTGGcaacaattatatcatgaacatAAACAAGAACAAATATAGTAACATTGTTCTTACTGTAGAAGAATAATGAGGTATCTGCCTTTGATGGTGTGAACCCAAGTTTTTGTAACTGTGTACTTAACCTTGAGTACCAGGCTCTTGGGGCCTGTTTTAACCCATACAAAGCCTTATCCAACTTGCAGACATAATGTGGTGTGTTCTTGTTTTCATATCCCGGTGGTTGCCGCATGAACACTTTTTCCtcaagaacaccatgaagaaacgcaTTCTGGACGTGTAGCTGTCGTAGGCTCCAACCTCTGAAAATAGCAATAGACAGTACAAGTCGAATAGTGGCTGATTTAATAACAGGACTAaaagtatcctcataatcaatACCAAACCTTTGTTTAAACCCTTTTGCAACCAGTCTAGCTTTGTATCTGTCTATACTACCATcagctcttttttttattttatatacCCATTTGCAGTCAATCACATTTGTATCCCTCTTTGGTGCAACTAGCCGCCAAGTTTTATTTTGAACGAGTGCATCATACTCAGCATCCATAGCTTTCTTCCAATCCTTGTGAGCAAGGGCATCATGCAAAGTTATTGATTCACTAGTACTTGTGAGAAAGGCACGTTTAAGTGTGTCATACCTGATTGTACCATCTGTATATTTCTTCTCCTTGACAACACCTGACCGAGACCGTgtatgacgaggaggaggaggagctggcgTTGCTGCAGGTCTACCCACAGAGGAATCGTCCGCAGAAGATCCAGTCGATCTGGTTGGGCTTTCCCCCTCGCCAACAGTGTCGGGAGCCGTGGTACTGGCCGACCCACTGTTAGCCGAGCCAATGGGCTCCGCGCCTGGGATCCCGTAGAAGGAGGCGCTTGCGCTGGTGGGCTCCGCACCTGGAGCGCTGTCGGCCACGCGGTCGCCTCGGGCGAGGCTGTCGGCTAGCGCGGGAGGATCCTCCTGGGGTCCCGTGTCGGGCAGACTGCACCGAGTATCAGCCTCGGATCGCGCGCCTGCAGGGTCTACAGCAGCTGGCGGATCAACCTGGGGTTCCGCGCGGGTCTTGGCTGCATTTGTGCACATGAAATAATGCCCTGTAGCTGCACATTCAAcaccagattcaaaggtttccatGGAATTTTTCACATGATTAGTCCTAATTAATTCACCCCCATGATTAGAAGATGATACAGGCTCAGAAAGAAGGGAGATTTTGGCACGCAAAAGAGCTCCCGCATTAGGATGGAGTTTAGCAAAAGGAAACATGGTTTCATCAAAAATAACATCACGGGAAATATAAATACGACCGGATGAGATTTCTATACACTTGTAGCCTTTATAGAGATTACTATAGCCAAGAAACACACATTGTGTGGACCGAAACTCGAGTTTATGATGATTATAGGGACGCAGAGTTGGGTAACATGCACACCCAAAGATTTTGAGGGAACCATAGTCTGGTTTTTTGATGAAACAAACGTTCCAAGGGAGTAGTGTTGCCAATGACTCGACTAGGCAAGCGATTTATAAGGTAAGTGGTCGTGATAAAAGCCTCATCCCAATACTTGAGTGACATGGATGCATGAGCTAGGAGAGATAGGCCAACTTCTATAATATGGCGGTGTTTTCGTTCGGCCGAGCCATTTTGTTGATGAGCATGGGGACAAGAGACATGATGAACAATGCCAATGCTACGAAAGAAGGAGTTAAGTTTCTCATACTCTCCTCCCCAGTCACTTTGGACTGTAAGGATCTTTTTGTCAAATTGTCTCTCAACAAGTTTTTGGAACTCTTGAAAAACAGAAAAGACTTCAGACTTGAACCTaagcaaatagatccatgtgaatttGCTATAATCATCGATAAAACTGACATAATATTTCTTTCTACCAAAAGAATCTCTTGCATGACCCCATACATCAGTGAAAATAAGCTCTAAAGGAGCATGAGACACACTGTTTGACAAAGGATAGGGAAGTTGGTGACTCTTGGCACATTGACAAGCTTCACAAACAGACTCTGTATCAAAACTACTTGACAACGCAAGGTTGCCTTTATTGACTACTTGCTTGACTATATTTGAAGAAGGATGCCCTAATCTCTGGTGCCATCTGGCTAGTGACGGCTTAATGGCAGAGTGAACTTGGCGACGACGCTTTCGATCAAAGACTCTTGATGTGATGGGGTATAGTCCTCCAATGCATCTACCGTGGTGGATGAGCTCCCTCGTTGCCCGATCCTTGATGAAAAAATAGGTAGGATGAGTTTCAAAGAAAATATTGTTGTCTGATGTCAAATGGGAGATGGAAGCTAGATTCTTATCAGCTTGTGGAACATGGAGAACATCTTTAAGGACAAGATCACGTTTAAGGCTAGGGGAATCAATAGAGGATTGACCAATGTGAATAATATCCATACCTTCACCACTTGCGGTGTGAATCTGATCATTGTCTTGGTACCTCTCTCGGAGGGCAAGCTTCTCTAGCTCGTTCGTGACATGATCTGTAGCACCAGAGTCGGCGTACCAAACTGtctcaccatcagctccaccgtgTTCCCGGGTGGCTGTAGCAACATGTCGTGTGTCGGGCATAAAGTCCTCATCATACCGGTGCCAGCAGTCAATGACTTCGTGGCCCGGCTTCTTGCAAAGCTGGCATCTTGGTCGACGATTGTTGTTGTAGCCGCCGCTGTTGTAGCCACCGCCGCCgcggtcaccaccaccaccagggcgAGCCTGACCCTGGTTTCCAGCGCGTCCGCCGCTGCTGTTTCCGCGTCCGCGCCCTTGTTGTCCACGCCCACGTCCGCGGGAGGCGGCGTTGACAGAGGATTGATGCAGATTGGTTCCCTGCAGCATGCTGAGACGGGCGTCGAAGCTCTGAAGTTGGCTGTAGAGCTCTTGATCCGTAACCGGTTCAACCCGCGCGGCCAAGGCCGAGATCACGGGGTTGTAGTCGATGCCGAGGCCGGCTATGACGTGGGAGATGATCTCAGCATCCCCGAGCGGTGCACCGGCGCAGGCAACTTCATCTGTAAGGGTTTTAATCTTCCCAAGGTATTCTGCCATGGTTAGGTTACCTTTTTGCAGATTGGTGAGCGCCATTCTTGTGTTGATCTTTTGAGCTTGTGTTTGTGCAGCAAACATGGCATGGATGGAAGCCCATACCTCGGCCGGCGTCCGGAGTATCGCCACTTGCGCGAGAACCTCTCGAGAGAGAGATCCCATGAGGTATCCTTGTACCTGTTGTTGCGGCGCGTACCAGATTGATCTGGCGTAGTTGAAGACCTGCTCTTCCTTCCCATCCTTGGTGATGGCAATGGTGGCAGGGGCGCCGGGCTTGCGGCGTCGAGGAAGTGTTCCATCTGTGCTCCCTTGATCTGGGGTAGCACGACGGCTTTCCAGAGGAGGAAGTTCGTCCTGGTGAGCTTCTCCGATGGAGGTGGACCGAGAGAGGGCGAGGTGTTGGAGGAGGATGTGGGCGCGGCGGGTGCAATCGGGGTAGATGCAGCGGTGGAAAGCGTGGGGCCTAACATCGTCGCCTCTCTTCACGATCGATGGAGCTAGTTCTCTTCTCGGTAGCTAGGCGTCGAGAGGAAGGGCTCTGATGACCATATGACGAAGCGTAGAACACTTTGTCTCGGACCACAATGTATTTATATCACAATATCTTGGAGTACAAGTTAAGATCTTCTCAAGAGGTTACACGAGataaaggagaaggaagagatggAAACAAGTTAAACAACCTTCCTTATCCTATACAACTCCTATACAACTCGTCTAACAACGTGCTCCTTCTCACGACACCTCCTTCGGGTTCGGGTTCTTCGCCGTCGGGCGCACGTAGTTGCCGGTGTGGGTGAGGGAGTATGCGCGAGTAGAAGCTGAATATGCGCGAGTAGCAGCTGAGCGCCCAAGGCTCAGGACCAAGAGAGCATGCCACACGGTGAGCGCCAGCGAGTGAGCCGGCAGTGTGGCCGAAGAAGGAGAGTGGGAAATGAGAAGAGCACGAGCTAATTAGCTTAGCTTAGCTTGGCCAAGTGGGTAGGGCAGCCGGGGTTTCTTGTTGAGCGCTTGCGGAGAGCTCGGGAAGCCATTATGAAGGCGTACTTTCCATACCATAATGTTATCATGTTGCAGTTTAAATTTTAAACTGCTAAAACGTCATAATGTTATGGTATGGAGGGAGTACGTTACACGAAGGTCGGCCCCATGTAATTTCTTGACCTTTTACTCCATCCGTTTTTAAATAATATAAGTTTTCTATAGATTTTATTATAAATTACGTACAGGGCCGGTTCTGAGATTTCAGGGGCCCGGGGCAAAACTATAATTTGGACCCTTAGGGGCCTTTTAGTATAAATGTCTAACTAATAACCATAATATATAGATATAATTTTATTAAAGAAAACAATTGAGTACGTTCAAAATTAGTGTGCGTATCACATAATGTATTACATATTACCGTAAAACAATTCTCATAACATTCTAAGATGCAAAATCACTAATGATAGTATCAATATGAAtttcatcaagcatttttctagaGTAATGGTTGTAAATATGTCAGGGAAGTATCATCCAAAGGATATTTAGTGTTTTCTTCTTCCCTTTTAGCCCCCACTTTTTCACTAATATGTCCCTTGCTTTGTTATCAAGACTACCCGAGCTGCTTGGATCATAAATATCCACATTAATAACCGGTTCCTCATCGACACTAGCAAATTCTGTCGTAGATGAATTAAATATGGGCGCATGATCACTCACATTTGTGTCATCCATGTAGATGTCAACATCATCTTCAGTAGGAGTATGACCGTCATCTTCCCGATTGGCATTAGTTTGGTCATCCGCGGGAACTATCGCCAATTCCTCTGGATTTCTTGATGAATTGCTCGTGTTGCTCATATAATATTTAATAAGGGATCCACTCAATGCCTTTTTCTCCTCATCTGCctcattcttttttttcttttatgactTCCAGATGGATACTTTCTAGCCGATGACCttgctgaaattgaaaagaacaatTAGATTTTAAATTAGCACACAGCTAATTAGAATATTAGATTAATTATAGATCTTCATATAATATAAGGATAAAATCTGGTACCTCCTCTCTGTAATCTAGTCTAGCTATGTGGTCTCAACAATTTAATCACCCAGCCAGCAATTTCCTATTCACCTGTTGATTTGGAGAATCGGGATTAGAATAAAAAACAGGAAGAAGAACGTGAGATTGAGAACATGAGGGCAGCCGGAGCCGGCAGCCGGACATGAGGTGAGAACGGCGGACAAACGTGAGGTGAGAACGTGAACGCAGCGATGCACAGTACCTGTTGCAGTCGGCGTTCGTCACGAAGCCACGCACTCAGAGGCAGAGCGCAGCTAAACAGAGTAGAAGGTGGCGTTAGTCGAGACGAACAGCGGTATGCGGTCAACGGAAGAAACACAatccaaataaaaaggaaaccggGAATCCCACGATTACTTTCCTGTACACGTCCTGTGCATGTGCTCGTACGTGACGCAAAATAGGCTAGACATGCTAGACCGGCAGGCCCACATGGCCACATCTCTCTTTTGGTTTCGTAGGCTGAGATGTCGATGAGTTTGGTTACAATATTCTGTCGCTCGATAAAATCACCTCTACTGCAGCCTACGTACACATACCCAGGAGGGGGCCCTTGACTTTTGGAGGCCCGGGTCGGCCGCCCCGTTCGCCCCCCTCCAGGGCCGGGCCTGATTACGTAAGAAGGAAAATAAATTAAAATATATGtatatgcatccgtatgtagtttataataaaatttttaaaaaacatatatctaaaaagaattatatttaggaacgggacAACTACCGTACCCATCGTGTGATATATGGGCGTGCAGGGGATGGATGAATGCCATGTTGCCGTCCAAGGATTGCAAGGACCCATGGACACGATCAAGACAACACTGCCATGAATGGATACTGGCATAAATACATACAGGCTGCCTGTGAAACGCCAAACTAAGAGCATCTTTAGAACAGCCCTCAAACcatcaaacccttaaaaataaacttttttacagttttcataaGAAAAACGGTGTAGActaaaacccttaaacccttaaatccgtaaaaaaatttagaggtacaatcctcaaaccccttcccagcctgtagaagtgagggttgggagggaaAATTGTCCCCAACCAGCACTCCACTTCCCACCTCGCGCGGGAGGCAGTTGGTTCCCCCGCGCGCGAGGAAGTcgcctcggccgccgccgccccgcctccccccgcggtccggccgccgccccgcgctccctccgcgccccggccgccgccctccTTGCCCCGCCGCCCACCGCAtctcggccgccgccccgccgccccaccgcgctccggccgccgccccgccgcccatcCGCGCCCCGCCGCCcaccgcgccccggccgccgccccccggCCCACCgcaccccggccgccgccccgctgcCCCTCCGCTCCCCGGCCGCGTCCCCGCCCCGCCCAGGACGCCGCCCGCCCGCGCCCCGCCTCGGCCGGCCGTCCCCGCCCCGCCACGGTGAGTTTTTTTTCCGGTGTTGGCGCATGATGTATCCTCAATATCGTGAGATTGAGGATGGAACCACTCATGGTCGGCTCCGGGATGATCTAGTAGAACACCACTGACATTTGGATGGGCGGCGCATTGACGcatgatgtatctttgttttacttatctatgtcctatttgattcgaacaattgttgtaatttgctcaaacattgttgtaatgatttgaatgattattgttttatttgatgttgtaataataactagaatgattattgttttatgtcaaatgtgattgaatttgtgatatgtcatatgatgaaacgtgtgatatatgaaatgacagtttgaagggttggggttggggcaaagactagaaccgtctttgcccctgtttttcaattcataaaagtatcaaaaatggctaattctcaacccttaaaactgattttaGATTTAAGAATTTGAAGGTTCTACTAAAGATGCTCTAACCGAGCATTAATACATACACGCAAGCCTGTAAAACGCCAAACTAACAGAGCATAAATACATACTCGCAAGCCTATGAAACGCCAAACTAACTGAGCATTAATACATACACGCAAGCCTGTGAAACGCCAAACTAACTGAGCATAAATACATACTCGCAAGCCTGTGAAACGCCAAACTAACCGAGCATTAATACATACACGCAAGCCTATGAAACGCCAAACTAACTGAGCATAAATACATACTCGCAAGCCTGTGAAACGCCAAACTAACCGAGCAATTAAGACAGTGTTCTCATAAGAAAGAATCAATACTCAGCATGGGATGACGCTTGCTCGCATTCAACATTCCGACACTCTTTGGAAAAAGTTAGCCAATGTCAACATTTAACCTGAAGTTCATGATTCTATCATCTGGA harbors:
- the LOC123410638 gene encoding GDSL esterase/lipase At5g45910-like, which codes for MARRINGVTAAASASLLLAFLMPAAADGDGGGTTRYNAMFNFGDSLSDTGNLCVNKSAAAELLLTFANPPYGMTYFGRPTCRCSDGRLVVDFLAQSLGLPFLPPSKLPGADFRKGANMAIIGGTALDFEFLKSIGLGYPIWNNGAINVQLRWFRDLLPRVCGGPQTCRPYLARSLFLLGSIGGNDYNAMLFFGFNVSRAKSYAPNVVDNIAAAVERLIELGAADIVVPGTLPIGCIAVYLAILPSGDKSDYDERGCLKPLNGLAMYHNSLLQDRLNGVRARHGSAVRIMYADYYAHAVDMLRDPARFGFTTVITACCGAGGGPYNYEFDARCGMKGATACADPWRHESWDGVHPTEAVNKLVADGWLRGPYCHPPILQ